In Sulfitobacter sp. LCG007, the sequence CCACCTGGATCTGGTGCGCGGTAACGACGCCGCACAGAGCGCGCTTGCGGCGCAGGTTGCCAAAGGGCATCGGCACGTCCTGCTCGACTGCGCCGACGACAACGACGTGGCGGTCAGCGCGCGGCTGGCGCGCGACAACCGCGCCCTTGTCGCGAGCGACCCGCTGTGCATCTCGGCGGGACTGGACCGCTGCGCGGGATCGGAGGGTACGGCGCCGCCGCCCCGTCACGCGCAAGGGCCCGCTGCGGTGCTGATCGGGAGTGTCGGTCCGGTCGCCGAACAGCAGACGGCGGCTTTCGAGGCGCATTACCCGGTGCTGCGCCTCGACCTGACCGCAGAAGACGACGAGGAAGCGCAGGTCGCCGACGTGCTCGAGCGCGCCAGCGCCCATGTCGGGCTGCGCCCCTTCGCCGTCACGACGCTGGCGGATGATGCCGGCGTGAAGGCCGCGCAGGCGAAGTTCGGTCGCCTGGGCGCCGCACGCCGGGCCGAGCGGCTGCTTGCCGGTATCGCGACCGGGTTGCACGCAGCGGGGATACGCCGGTTCATCGTCTCGGGCGGCGAGACTTCGGGCGCGGTCGTCGGCGCGCTCGGCATCACGCGGGTCCGCGCTTTCGCCCGCGGGCCGCTCGGCGGAGGGTTCTGCGTATCACAGGGGTCCGATCCGGTCTCGTTCTTCCTGAAATCGGGAAAACTGGGCGCGCCCGACGTCCTGATTGGCGCCCTTGCCGAAATGGACAGATGAAAGGCTCGAAGATGACGGAACAGGAATACCGCCAGCAGCTGGTGGATTACAGCCGGCTGGCCATCAGCCGCAAACTCTCGAACGCGACGGCCGGCAACATCAGCGTCCGGTCCGGGGACGGCATGCTCATCACGCCTTCGGGGATCGACCCCGACAGGATGAGCCCGGACCAGATCGTCCGGGTCGCCTTTGACGGCACCGCATCCGGCGACTGGAAACCCAGCAGCGAGTGGGCGCTGCACGCGGCCCTCTATCTGGCACGGCCCGAGGCAACGGCCATCGTTCACGCGCATCCCACATATTGCGTGGCGATCTCCTGCCTTCGCGCGCCGATCCCGCCGTTTCACTACATGATCGCCAGCTTCGGAGGCAATGAAGTGCCCTGCGCGCCCTATGCGCCCTTCGGGTCACAGGCACTGGCGGACGCGGTGGCTGCGACGATGGGACAGGACTACGCCGCCTGCCTCATGGCCAATCACGGCATGATCGCGCTCGGCCGGTCCCTCCAGACCGCCTTCGCCCTCACCGAAAAGCTCGAGGTGCTGGCGCACCAGTATCAGCTTGCCTGCTCGATCGGGACGCCCACACTGCTGAACGAAGACGACATGGCGACGGTCCACCGTGCCTACCGGAGCTACGGCTACGGCAAGCCGGCGGCGGCGCGCTAGCCCGGATGGCGGGGCGTCCGAAGTCCCGCCGTTTCACCGCCATCCACGGGGATCACCGCGCCATTCACGTAGCTCGCCCGGTCAGAGAGCAGCCACGCGATGACGTCGGCCACTTCGCCGGGCCGGGCGACCCGGCCGGCGGGAATACGCAGTTCCAGCATCCGGCGTTGCAGATCGTCGGCCAGTACCCTCTCCATCATCCGGGTGCCGATCTGGCCCGGGCAGACCGCGTTGAAGCGGACGAGATGGCCGAGTTCGAGCGCCAGCGACTGGGTCAGGGCGATCACCGCCCCCTTGCTCGCGGTGTAGATCGCAAGCTGTTCCTCGCCCGCCCTTCCGGCAACCGACGCGACATTCACCACGGAGCCTTTCCCAGCGATCAGCCCGTCAAGCGCCAGCCGCGTCATCAGATAGACGCTGCGCGCGTTGACCCGCATCATCTCGTCCCAGTCGCCGACCCCGGTTTCGGCGAACACGTGGCGCCCGCCCTTGCCCGCGTTGTTCACCAGCCCGGCCAGACGACCCTCCCCGAGTTCGAGCGCCCGGCTGACGATTGCGCGGCACTGATTGTCGTCGGAGATATCCGCCTCGATGAATTCCAGCCCTTCGGTTTCGCGCATCGCAGCGGCACCCGCTGCCGCATCCCGCCCGGCGATGAGGACCCGATGCCCGGCTTCGGCAAGGGTCGTCGCGGTGAACCGCCCTATCCCGTGCGTGCCACCCGTGACGATGATCATGTCGGTGCTGTCCTCATCCTGTCGTGAAATGCTGCGGGTGCGACCCCTGCCGGGCTTCGATCGAGGCGATGTGCTCGCGCAGCGAATTGCCCCCCTCCACGAGATCCATCCGGATCGCCTCGCGCAACGAATAGGAATCGCGCGCGCGAAGGGCATCGAGCACGTTCAGATGCTGATGGCGGCCCGCATAGGTCGGGGGCGCATCGGGATAGAGCTCGCTCAGCAGCGGGCCCACCCGGATCCACAGCCCCTCGAGAACTTCCGTCAACGTCGGCATGCCGGATCGGGAATAGAGCCCGAAATGAAAGTCGAAATTGGCCTGCAGCGCGGTCGGCCAGTCACCCTCGGCCTCGGCCTTCACAAGCGCATCATGGCTGGCCACAAGACGATCGATGACCTGCTGGTCGATACGGCCAAGTGCACGCTCCGCCGCCAGCGGCTCGAGGTTCATGCGGATGTCGCGGATCTCGGTGTATTCGGCAAGGCTGAGCCGCCTGACGCGAATATAGTACCGGGGCCGGATCTCGATCGCGCCCTCATGGGCAAGCTGGAAAAGCGCCTCCCGCACGGGCGTCTCCGAGGTCCCCATCTGCTGCGCAAGCTCGCGCACCTTGAGCCGCTGGTGCGGTTTCAGCTCGGCGCGCATCAGCGACGCGCGCAGCCTGGCGTAGACCACTTCGGACAGCGGGATGGAGTCCTCGGGCTCGGGTGGGGTGTCGCCTGTCGTCGAGATCATCGGTCCGCTTCCCTGGCGCCAGCCGGACCCTCCGGCATTCCACAGACGGGCGTCGCACGATCGCCGCCTTCGCGCGACCCTCGTCTGCACCGTAATGGATATATCAAATCACAGGTATTCTTAACAATCCAGCGTGGAATCTTTCGTTTCGCGGCCGATGATGCTTGTTTGGGCCCGATACTGATATATCATGACTCCAGAGGCGTAACGAAGCGGGAGCGTGCCATGTCCGAGGGTTCCATCACCAATGTCGCGAGGCTGGAGGACCGGGCGAAGTTCATCCGCACGGAGACCGTCCGCCTGTCCCGCATCGCAGGGGCGGGGCACTATTCCTCGACATTCTCCTGCGCCGAGATCCTTGCGGCACTCTATTACAGCCAGATGCGCATCGATCCGACGCGGCCGGACTGGGACGACCGGGACCGCTTCGTGATGTCCAAGGGGCACGCGGCCATCGGGCTTTACCCCGTGCTTGCCGACCTCGGATATTTCGATCCCTCGGACCTAGATGACTACACCCGTCTCGGCTCGAATTTCGGCGATCATCCGGACATGAAGAAAGTGCGGGGGCTCGACTTCTCGTCGGGTTCTCTTGGCCACGGACTTTCGATCGGCGTGGGCATGGCGCTTGCCGGCAGGATGAAGGGGCTCGGCTACCGGACATACGTCATGCTCGGAGACGGCGAGATCTCGGAAGGCCAGATCTGGGAGGCCGTCAACTCGGCGGCGCATTACAAGCTCGGGAATCTGGTGATCCTGCTGGATCGCAACGGATTGTGCATCGACGGCCATACCGAAGACATCATGGCCATAGAACCGGTCCAGGACCGGTTTGCCAGCTTCGGATGGGACGTGCAGCGGGTGGACGGGCATGACCTGCCATCGGTACTCGCGGCGTTCGACGGCCTTTCGCACGGGCCCGTCGGCAAGCCCCAGGCCATCATCTTCGACACGGTCAAGGGACGCGGCGTGAAACGCATGGAAATGTCGCTGGACTGGCATGTCGGCAATCTGGCGGGGCAGGATTACGACGATGTGATGGCCGAACTGGAAGCGGGCCTGAAACCCTACGTACAGGAACCTGCGCAATGAGCACGGAAATGCAGAACGAGGCCGAGATCTTTCGCGGCACGACGGACGGGGAAACCACCTTCAAGGATCGCAGATCGGTGCGCGGCACCCCGAAGCAGGGCATGCCCGCCTTCGTGCTGGGCGAGGAGCTGGCCGAGATGGCCCGGACCGATCCGCGCATCGTGGTTGCGACCGCCGATCTGGCCTCGGCGAACCGGACCAATGATTTCAAGGCCGTTCATCCCGAGCGCTTCTTCGACTTCGGGATCGCCGAAAAGAACATGATCACCGCGGCGGCCGGCATGGCGGCCTGCGGACTGGTTCCCTACGTCGCGACTTTCGCAAGCTTCGCCGCCATCCTCGGGGCCGAGCAGATCCGCACCGACTGCGCCTATCCCCGCATGAAGGTGCGGGTCGTGGGCACCCATTCCGGAATGTCCATGGGATTCTACGGATCCTCTCACCATGCGCTCGAGGATCTGGGCATGCTGCGCTGCATGGCCGACCTGACGGTGATCTGCGCCACCGACGCAAATCACCTGCGCGCCATCCTTCGGCAGTCCGTCGACCATCCGGGCGCCATGTACATCCGTCTCGGACGGGGGCGCGACCCGGAAGTCTACGCCAGCGTTCCGGACCTCAGCATCGGCAAGGCGATACGCCTGCGGGAGGGGAGCGACCTGACGCTGATCGCCACCGGTAGCATGGTGCGCGCCGCGCTCGATGCGGCCAGGGCGATGGCCGAGGACGGCATTTCCGCAAGGGTCGTCGACATGCATACCATCAGCCCCCTAGACCGCGCCGAAATCCGGTCCGCGGCAACCGAAACCGGCGCGATCATGACCGTCGAAGAGCACAACGTGACCGGTGGACTCGGGTCCGCCGTGGCCGAGGTCCTGGTTGAAATGCCCCGCATCCCGTTCCTGCGCCACGGCGTGCCGGACCGATACGTCGAAGTCGGCCCGCCCGCAGCGCTTTACGAGGCCTATGAACTGGACGCCAAGGGAGTGGCCCGGGTCGCGCGCACCTTCCTTTCGGGCGGCTGACACCCTGACCCGCACCGAACCGAACCGACGGCGTTCACGGGCAGGAGACTCCATTTGCGGGCGACCAAATGACGAACCTTCGGGCCCGTCAGGGCCGAACAGACAGATTTAGCGGAAAAATCTATCGCTTTTTCTGCGCCGGCTTTCGACCATGTTAGCGCTTAGCGCAACAGGGTGTCGCCCCCAATATACTGATACTGAATAAGATATTGCTGCATTTCGGTCAGAGACCCACGCAAGGCAGCACGCAAAAATCGCTTCAGGCATTGATGAAAGTGAGTTGTCAGCTGAATTTTCCTTAACTAACCTCGGGTGAATGGCCGTGTATTCGCGGCGGGGGCCTGACTGATGTGGACGATTGCCAAAGACCGTGCTCTGCGCGAACGCGCCGGCCAAGTCATTGTCGGCGGGATGCACCGGCACCAGTCCACCGTCCTCCTGCCGGACGACTTTTCCCCGGCCCCCTTCGGACACCGACGCAACGCGGATCGCCGATGCGGCCATGCCCTCTTCCGCACGGCAAGGCGGCGTCTGCCTTCCTCCCTGCGGGGCCTTGTTCATGAATGTCGCGATGACCCGAAAGGACATCGCCCGGACCCTCGACGTCACCGGCGCCGCGTTCGAGGAAATCAGTCGAAGCCGCGCCTCCCACGGACCGTCGCCAGCAATCGCGGCGCATCCGGGGGCTGAACGGCAAGACATGCGCCAACAGGGAAAAACGAGAATGAAACACATGAACTTGAAATGCGGCGTCGCCGCCATCGCCATCGCGGGATCGGCATTCCTCGCACCACCCGTCCTCGCCCAGGAAGACGACACGCTGGTCATCGCCCGCTCCATGGACGTCAACTCGCTCGATCCGTCCCGGGCCTTCTGCGACACCTGCCAGTTCTATCTGACGGCGGTCTACGACACGCTGCTGACGCTGGCACCGGACAACAAGTCCCTCGTCCCCAACCTCGCCGAAAGCTGGGAGGTAAACGAAGACTTCACGGAATTCACCTTCCGGCTGAAGGACGCTGTTTTCGCGGACGGCTCGCCGGTCGAGGCTTCCGACGTGGTCTGGAGCTTCGAGCGTCTCCAGAACCTCAAGGCGTCGGCATCGTTCATCATGGAGGGCATGGTGACCACCGAGGCGGTGGACCCGAAGACCGTCAAGGTCACGGTTGAATCTCCCAACTCGGAATTCCTCAACAAGCTTTCGGCGCCCTACACCGGCATCCTGAATGCCGACATGCTCAAGGAAGCCGGCGCGCTGGCGACGGAGGATGCCGCCGAATCCGACCGGGCGGAATCGTGGTTTCTCGAGCATTCCGCCGGATCCGGTCCGTTCGTGCTGGCAAGCTATTCGCCGGAATCCGAACTCCGGCTGAAGCGCAACGATGCCTATTGGGGCGAGGCGCCCGCCTTCTCGGAGATCGTCGTGACCCAGATCCAGGACGCGGTCAGTCAGGCCCAGGCACTGGAGACCGGCCAGGTCGATATCGCGATGCAGATCGACCCGGACACGGCCACGTCGATCCGCTCTCCCGAGGTGACGACGGAAGTGATCCCCTCCTACAACTTCCTCTACATCGGCTTCATTCCCGGCGCGAAAGGCATGTCGGAGGTGCTGACCCAGGACGTCCGCCAGGCGCTGGCGCTGGCGATCGACTATGACGGCATGCTCGACTTCACCGTGGGCGGCAACGGAGCGAAGCAGGCGGCGCCGATCCCGAACGGATTTCCCGGCACGGCCAATCTCGAGCCCCGCGCACAGGATGTCGAAAAGGCCAGGCAGATGCTGGCCGATGCGGGCCAGTCCGACCTCAAGCTGGTCGCCGGCTATCCCAACGACAACGTCTACGGTGTCGACTTCAACATCATGATGCAGAAGGTCCAGCAGGACTTCGCCGCTGTCGGCGTCGAGCTCGAGCTCAAGCCGCTTACATGGGCGGTCTGGCGCGACGAACTGGCCGCGGGCGAGTTCCCGGTGACGGCCGTCTACTATGCGCCCGACTATTTCGGGTCGGGGCAGTATGTCGGATATTTCGCGATGATGGAGGGTTCGCCCTGGCTGCGTCGTGCAGCGATCGACGCGCCGGAGCTGGTGCTCAATTCAGCCGAAGCCGAGTTGAACACCAAGGCGCTCGCCAGCGCAGGGGAAGACGCCGATGCGATCTACGAAGAGCTCGCGAAGCAGATGATGGACGACGCCATCATCCTTCCGCTTGTATCGCCGAACCTCGTGCTGGCCTATCGCAACGACATCGAAGGCGTCCGGTATTCCGCGTGCTGCAACATCCCTCTTGCGGAAATCTCGAGAAAGTAACGCCGCATGCTCGCCTATGTCCTCAAAAGGCTGATCTCCATCCCCTTCCTTCTGCTGGGCGTGGCGAGCGTGTCCTTCGTTCTGTCACAGATGACCAAGGGCGACCCGCTGGCCGCCCTTGTTCCCGAACGGATGATGACCAATCCCGAGGTGGTGGCCGCGGTCAAGGCGGAGTGGGGCCTCGACCAGCCACTGCCGGTCCGCTACGCGATCTATATCGGCAACCTTCTCAAGGGCGATCTGGGCACCTCTTTCGCGACCCGGCGGCCGGTGGCCACGGATATCGCAGAACGCCTGCCCGCCACGCTGGAGCTCGTGATCGCCGCGATGATCGTGGGCACCGTACTTGGCCTCGCGCTTGGCCTCGTGTCGGCGCGCTTCCGAGGCTCCGTCATCGACAGCGTCGCCCGCGTCTTCGCGCTGATCGGCTCGTCGCTGCCGATTTTCTGGTCGGGGCTGATCCTGCTTTACCTTCTGTCGGTGCGCATCTCGCTGGTGCCGGGGACCGGCCGCCTCCCGCCACGGGTCACGCCGCCGCCGCATCACAGCGGTTTCTACACCATCGACGCGCTGATCGCGGGCGATCTCGCGCTTTTCTGGCAGGCACTTACCCATCTGGCGCTGCCCGCCCTGGTCCTTGGATGGGCCGTCACCGGCGTCATCACGCGCCTTGTGCGGTCATCGCTGATCGAGGGACTGGCGCTCGACTATGCCCGCACGGCTCGGGCGAAGGGCGCACCGGAACGGACTGTCCTGATCCGCCACGCCTTGCCCAACGCCATGATACCGCTTCTGACGATCCTGGGTTTCACGTTCGCCTATCTCATCACCGGCGCGGTGCTGACCGAGGCGATCTTTTCCTGGCCCGGCATCGGTTCGTACGCCGTGCGCGCAGCCGCCTCGCTTGACTATCCCGCCATCGGAGGCGTGACCATCGTCGGTTCCGTGGCCTTCCTGCTGGCCAATCTCGTCACCGATATCGCCTATGCCTGGGCGAACCCGCGGATCAAGGTGCACTGATGAGCGATATTTCCCCGCCCGCCTCGCTTTCCGTGCGTCCCCGCAGAGTGGGAAACCTTCGCCGGATGATGCGGCGCCTGCCGCTCACGGCCAAGATCGGGGCTGTCATCCTGCTGTTCTGGATCGTGACGGTGCTCACCATCCAGTTCTGGCCACTCGCCGATCCGCTCGCCATGATCGGGCGCCGCCTGCAGCCGCCGTCCGCGGCACATTGGCTGGGGACGGACGCGCTTGGCCGCGACGTGTTCTCGCGCACACTGCACGGGGCCGTCTGGTCGGTTCCGATCGCCATTCTCGTCGTGTCCTGCGCCGTCGCCATCGGATCTCTGCTGGGGGCCCTGTCGGGCTTTTACGGCGGATGGTGGGGCGCGATCATCATGCGGCTGGTGGACGTGACGGTCGCGTTCCCGCCGATCCTGCTGGCCATGGCGGTGGCCGCCATGCTGGGCCCAGGACTCGCCAACGCCTCGATCGCCATGGTCATCGTCTGGTGGCCGATCTACGCGCGCCTGATGCGGGCGCAGGTTCTGGAAGTACGCGAGCGTGAGCATGTCGAAGCTGCGGTCGCCGGCGGCGCGGGCAGCCTGCGCGTGCTTCGGGTCCATGTCCTTCCGCTCTGCTGGACGCCGACCCTGATCAACGCGACGATGGACTTCGGACAGGTCGTCCTGCTCGCCGCTTCGCTCAGCTTCATCGGCCTGGGCGCCACGCCGCCCTCGCCCGAATGGGGCAGCATGATTTCCGAAGGCGCGACGCGCTTTTACGAATGGTGGATCGCCTTCGGTCCCGGCATGGCGATCCTGTCGGTCGTGCTGGCGACGTCCTTTCTGGGCGACGGGTTGCGCGATCTGTTCGACCGGAGATCGTCATGACCGCTCCGCTGCTTGAATTGCGCGACCTTCGCATCTCGTTCGGCAACAGCGACCGGGTCTGGGCCGAAGCCCTTCGCGGCGTCGACCTGACGCTCGATCCGGGCGAGGTGCTGGGCGTCGTCGGCGAAAGCGGGTCGGGCAAGTCCATCGCGATGATGGCGTTTCTCCAGCTGCTTCCGCCCGGAACCAGAGTGACCGGCAGCGCGCGCTTCGACGGTCAGGAGCTTATCGGCATGGCGCCCTCGCGCATCCAGCGCATCCGGGGCAAGGACATCGGCTGCGTCTTTCAGGATCCGCTCTCGGCCTTCAACCCGGTGCTGCGCATCGGTGATCAGATCGCCGAGGCGATACGCCTGCACGATCGCAGCATCTCGAGCCGAGACGCGCTGAAAGAGGTGGAGCGGCTGTTCGAGCGGGTCGCCATTCCGCAGCCCTCGCGGCGCGTCCGCCAGTATCCGCATGAATTTTCGGGCGGCATGCGGCAACGGGCGATGATCGCGATGGCGCTGGCCAACAGGCCCAAGCTGGTGATCGCGGACGAGCCGACCACGGCGCTGGACGTCACCGTGCAGGCGCAGATCCTCGACCTGCTGCGCGAGCTGCGCAGCGACCTCGGCATCGGGCTCGTGCTGATAACCCACGATCTCGGCGTCGTCGCCGGGATCGCCGACCGCATCGCCGTGATGTACGGCGGGCGCATCGTCGAACAGGCCGAGACGGATCCGCTGTTCTACGAGACCGCCCATCCCTATACTTCCGGGCTGATCGGGGCGGTGCCCACCATCGACGGATCGCGCGCGCTTCAGCAGATCGAGGGCACCCCGCCCTCGATCTTAAACCGCCCGCCCGGCTGCTCCTTCCATCCGCGCTGTTCGCGCGCACAGGCGATCTGCGCCGCCGTGGACCCCGGGTTGCGACGCACGGGCGGCACCGAGTGTGCCTGCCATTTCCCGATCGGGGCCCACCAGACAGAGGTTGCCGAATGAGCCTTCCCCCTCGCACGACCCAGAGCATCACCGGCAAGACAAGGCTGATGTTCATCATGGGCGATCCGATCGATCATGTCGTCGGGACGGCCGTGCTGAATGCCGCCTGGTCACGACTGGGACGCGATATGGTGACGGTCCCGCTGCATGTGCGGCCCGACGATCTGGGCCGGATGCTCGACATGCTTCGCGCGTCCGACAATGTGGCGGGCACCGGCATCACCATTCCGCACAAGATCGCGGGGCGCGCCATGATGGATCACCTGACCGAGGCCGCCATGCTTGCGGGGGCAGTCAACTTCGTCCGGCGCAATGCCGATGGGACGCTGACCGGACACAATGTCGATGGCACGGGCTTTCTTGCAGGCCTCGCGGCGCGCGGCATCGTGCTGGATGGCAGGCGCGTGGCACTTTCAGGTGCCGGCGGCGTCGCGCGTTCGATCGCATTCGCGGTTGCCGGCTCCGGCGCCCGCTCGCTGACTCTGCGCAACCGCGACATGTCCAAGGCCGAGGCACTGGCGCGTGACATCGCGGCATGGACCGGCGCGAACGGCTGCGGCGTCACCGCGCGACAAGACATCGGGCAGCCCGAGATCCTGATCAATGCCACCTCGCTGGGCATGACCGAAACGGATCCGCTGCCCTTCACCGAAGCGGAAATGGCGCAGGCCATCTGTCTTGCCGAAGTGGTGATGACACCGGCAGAGACGCCGGTGATGAAACTGGCGGCCGGGCGCGGAATCGCGACGGTCGGCGGACGCGCGATGATGGACCCTCAGGCCGACCTCGTCGCCCGGTTTCTCGACGGGGATCCGGCGTGACTCCGGCGGCACCCCCTTCCGGCCAGGCGCCGGCCCTGTCGGTCCGGGACCTGACGAAATCCTTCCCCCTGCGCGGCGGATTGCTGGGGCGTACGGTCGGCGCGGTACAGGCCGTCTCGGGCATTTCCTTCGACATCGCGCCCGGCGAGACGTTCGGCCTCGTGGGCGAATCCGGTTGCGGCAAGTCTACCCTCGGGCGCAGCATCCTGCGCCTGATCGAACCCACCTCCGGACAGGTCAGCCTGGGCGGACAGGATGTGACGGCAGCGGACAGCGACGGATTGCGCAGGCTTCGCCGGGACATGCAGATCGTTTTTCAGGACCCCATGGCGTCGTTGCACCCGCGCATGACCATCGCGCGAATCCTCGCCGAAGGACTTTTGCTGGCGGATCTGCCGCGCGCGCAGCTGAGCGCCCGGATCGGCGAGCTGATCGACCTTGTGAGGCTCCCGGCCGATACCGCGTCGCGCTACCCGCATGAATTGTCCGGCGGACAGCGCCAACGCGTCGGCATCGCGCGCGCCCTGTCCCTGAACCCGAAGCTGGTGGTGCTCGACGAGCCTGTCTCGGCGCTTGACGTGTCCATCCAGGCCGGTGTGCTGAACCTGTTGGAAGAGTTGCAGAAAGATATCGGCTGCGCCTATCTCTTCATCGCGCACGACCTCGGCGTCGTGCGCCACATCTCGCATCGGGTCGCCGTGATGTACCTTGGCCGGATGGTCGAGATGGCCCCGGTGGACCGGCTGTTCTCGGAAGCCCAGCACCCTTATACGCAGTCCCTGATCTCGGCCATTCCGCGTCCCGATCCCAGGCTGGAACGGGCAAGGAAGCGCATTGTGCTCAAGGGCGACCTGCCCTCCCCGATCAATCCGCCGCCGGGTTGCCGGTTTCACACCCGCTGCCCGCGCGCGACCGAAATCTGTGCGCGACAGACGCCCGCGATGACCCCGGTCGGCACAAGCGGAGCGGCTGTGGCCTGTCATCATCCCGGACCCGACTCCCGGATCTGAAACCGCCGCGCCCGCACCTGTTGCTTGCCGGCCTCGGTACATCATGTCCCCGCGTCAGCAGCGCCATTGTGCCGGACGGGCGGTGCCCGACCTGAGTGCAGCGCGCGGGATTACGGAAACGCCCGGGCCGGGTGGCCGAATGACTGACCCGTTTCAGATCGTCCCAGCGGTCAACGGCTTGGCATCGCCTGTCCGCCGATGCGGGACTCAGGCGGCGCAAGGGACCGGGCAACCGTCAGGCCATCCCTCATTGCGCGGCCATCCGGGCCGTGCCTGCGTCGCGCGATGCCCGGGCCAGAAGATCCGCCAGCCACCGAGGTTCGGGTTGCGCCGGCGCGAGAGGATCGCGCGGGCCAAGCTTTTCCGTCAGCACCAGTTCCGCCAGCCGCTTCCGATCCGCCGAGACGGCGGGGTGATTTCCGGCGAGACGCGCGCCCTCCCAGGCCAGAAGGATCGCCGAGGCCGCATGGTAGACCGCGCTGGCCGCCCTTCGCGTCTCGGAAGCCTCGGCGGCGCCGTCCTGCCCTGACGCCGACCGCAGCAGCGTCTCGGCCCGATCGAGCGCGCGCCCGAGGCTTTCGGCCAGCGGGCCTTCGACTTCCGACAGACAGCCGCACAGATGCGCCTTGAGCGCGTCGAAAGCCCCTTCCCGTCGCGCCGCGCGCATGACGTCCAGCGCCACGATATTGCTGGTGCCCTCCCAGATCGATCCCAGATGGGCATCGCGCAGAACGCGGGCGTCGGACCACTCCTCGATGTATCCGCAACCGCCGCGCACCTCCATCGAATCGCCCGCCACCTTGCGGGCATCGCGGCAGACCCGGAACTTCACCAGAGGGGTGAAAATACGCAGCACGCTGGCCATGGCGGCATCGCCCCCATCCGCGGCGTGAAGCACCCGGGCAGTGTGAAAGACCATGCTGCGTCCCTGTTCGGCGGCAAGCAGCATCTTCGCGAGCTGCCTGCGCATCAGCGGCATCTCGATCAGGCGCTTTCCGAAGGCCTTGCGGTGCCGAGAGATGTAAAGCGCCTCCGAAACCGACCGGCGCATCAGGCCCGCGCTGCGCACACCGTTGGCAAGCCGGGACATGTTGATCATGTCGGTCATCTGCTTGAAGCCCTGCCCCGCCTCGCCGACCAGGTAGGCCTCTGCCCCTTCCAGCACGATTTCGCCGGAGGCCATCGAACGCGTCCCCATCTTGTCCTTGAGACGGACGATCCGGTAGCTGTTCAGGTTTCCATCCGGCAGGTGCCGGGGCAGCAGGAAGAGCGACAGGCCCCCGGTGCCCTCCGCGCCCCCCTCGGGCCGGGCGAGAACCATCGCGAGCGCGGCGTCCGGGTTCGAGCAGAACCACTTGTCACCGTAAAGCCTCCAGCCGCCGTCCTGTTGGCGCGCCACGGTCTCGACCGCCCCGACATCGGAACCTGCCGCCTGTTCGGTCATGAACATCGCGCCCTGGAAAAGGCTGTCCATGTCCTGACTGGTCAGCCGCTCGGTGTAGCGTTCGACCAGGTCGCGCGAGCCGAACCTGCGCAATGTACGGGTCAGCGAATCCGTCATGCTGAGGGGGCAGCAAAGGCCGAATTCCGCCTGCACGAAGAGATAGACCAGCGCATATTTCACCATCGGATGAAGCTTGCCCGGATGCCCGAAGACGCCGCCCCGATGCGACATGGCGGCGAGCCCGAACTCGCCGAAGGCGACTCGTTCGAGCTCCTGATAGGCCGGGTGCTTTTCGATGCGCTGGACCGG encodes:
- a CDS encoding class II aldolase/adducin family protein, producing MKGSKMTEQEYRQQLVDYSRLAISRKLSNATAGNISVRSGDGMLITPSGIDPDRMSPDQIVRVAFDGTASGDWKPSSEWALHAALYLARPEATAIVHAHPTYCVAISCLRAPIPPFHYMIASFGGNEVPCAPYAPFGSQALADAVAATMGQDYAACLMANHGMIALGRSLQTAFALTEKLEVLAHQYQLACSIGTPTLLNEDDMATVHRAYRSYGYGKPAAAR
- a CDS encoding SDR family NAD(P)-dependent oxidoreductase; translation: MIIVTGGTHGIGRFTATTLAEAGHRVLIAGRDAAAGAAAMRETEGLEFIEADISDDNQCRAIVSRALELGEGRLAGLVNNAGKGGRHVFAETGVGDWDEMMRVNARSVYLMTRLALDGLIAGKGSVVNVASVAGRAGEEQLAIYTASKGAVIALTQSLALELGHLVRFNAVCPGQIGTRMMERVLADDLQRRMLELRIPAGRVARPGEVADVIAWLLSDRASYVNGAVIPVDGGETAGLRTPRHPG
- a CDS encoding transketolase family protein — encoded protein: MSTEMQNEAEIFRGTTDGETTFKDRRSVRGTPKQGMPAFVLGEELAEMARTDPRIVVATADLASANRTNDFKAVHPERFFDFGIAEKNMITAAAGMAACGLVPYVATFASFAAILGAEQIRTDCAYPRMKVRVVGTHSGMSMGFYGSSHHALEDLGMLRCMADLTVICATDANHLRAILRQSVDHPGAMYIRLGRGRDPEVYASVPDLSIGKAIRLREGSDLTLIATGSMVRAALDAARAMAEDGISARVVDMHTISPLDRAEIRSAATETGAIMTVEEHNVTGGLGSAVAEVLVEMPRIPFLRHGVPDRYVEVGPPAALYEAYELDAKGVARVARTFLSGG
- a CDS encoding transketolase is translated as MSEGSITNVARLEDRAKFIRTETVRLSRIAGAGHYSSTFSCAEILAALYYSQMRIDPTRPDWDDRDRFVMSKGHAAIGLYPVLADLGYFDPSDLDDYTRLGSNFGDHPDMKKVRGLDFSSGSLGHGLSIGVGMALAGRMKGLGYRTYVMLGDGEISEGQIWEAVNSAAHYKLGNLVILLDRNGLCIDGHTEDIMAIEPVQDRFASFGWDVQRVDGHDLPSVLAAFDGLSHGPVGKPQAIIFDTVKGRGVKRMEMSLDWHVGNLAGQDYDDVMAELEAGLKPYVQEPAQ
- a CDS encoding four-carbon acid sugar kinase family protein gives rise to the protein MKPAYGVISDDFTGGLLIASYFEEAGLESPVFFDPEVAAAAAPLGAPIVIIAGRTRLVPVEEARGELGRALDAMQTLGCGTVAYKACASFDSTEEGNIGLAADMLSDRFEQVPILLSAGFPEFRCVVSMGHLFYQSVLVNESVKRFDPVTPMSDPNLVRFLSKQTRTPVGHVSHLDLVRGNDAAQSALAAQVAKGHRHVLLDCADDNDVAVSARLARDNRALVASDPLCISAGLDRCAGSEGTAPPPRHAQGPAAVLIGSVGPVAEQQTAAFEAHYPVLRLDLTAEDDEEAQVADVLERASAHVGLRPFAVTTLADDAGVKAAQAKFGRLGAARRAERLLAGIATGLHAAGIRRFIVSGGETSGAVVGALGITRVRAFARGPLGGGFCVSQGSDPVSFFLKSGKLGAPDVLIGALAEMDR
- a CDS encoding GntR family transcriptional regulator is translated as MISTTGDTPPEPEDSIPLSEVVYARLRASLMRAELKPHQRLKVRELAQQMGTSETPVREALFQLAHEGAIEIRPRYYIRVRRLSLAEYTEIRDIRMNLEPLAAERALGRIDQQVIDRLVASHDALVKAEAEGDWPTALQANFDFHFGLYSRSGMPTLTEVLEGLWIRVGPLLSELYPDAPPTYAGRHQHLNVLDALRARDSYSLREAIRMDLVEGGNSLREHIASIEARQGSHPQHFTTG